The Solanum pennellii chromosome 11, SPENNV200 genome contains a region encoding:
- the LOC107002950 gene encoding glycerophosphodiester phosphodiesterase GDPD4 isoform X2 codes for MASCPASLAQSSEFSLPERSSDLSSLLSPSSPFSPLFTSIFVSAHSRRCNHRNAVGYGVFLSSVLMVVIRPRPSPTLWLHTELLLILRLTVLKLMFLGLQMVYCLPSMTGRDLQRITGNNNSKVSYLSSKEIKDLDAVHQLKLEHHDLTVPTLEDALKLISGSVRQVILDAKVGPPLYEREFAKGLLSVVDNTGCRNCLVWAKSDSFSRDVMKLSSDVMVGYIVMIDPSTGTRMKLLRMRGAAVVGVYHPLIDENLMKILQGRNKKVYAWTVDDEDSMKKMLFERVDAIVTSSPSLLQRLMQNVRTQCLAEGFSLSP; via the exons ATGGCCTCTTGTCCCGCAAGTTTAGCCCAAAGCTCAGAGTTTTCACTTCCAGAAAGGTCTTCAGATCTCTCCTCATTGCTCTCGCCCTCATCGCCATTCTCCCCCCTATTTACTTCCATCTTCGTCTCCGCACATTCCAGAAG GTGCAATCACAGAAATGCAGTTGGCTACGGAGTATTCCTCTCGTCTGTGCTCATGGTGGTGATTCGTCCAAGGCCTTCCCCAACACT ATGGCTGCATACCGAATTGCTCTTGATTCTCAGGCTGACTgtattgaaattgatgtttctcgGTCTTCAGATGGTGTATTGTTTGCCCTCCATGACCG GCAGGGATTTGCAACGGATAACTGGGAATAACAATTCTAAAGTTTCATACCTTAGCTCAAAGGAG ATTAAAGATCTAGATGCAGTTCATCAGCTTAAGTTGGAGCATCATGATCTAACTGTTCCAACACTTGAAGATGCATTAAAG TTGATATCAGGTTCCGTCCGACAAGTAATTCTTGATGCAAAAGTTGGTCCACCGTTGTATGAGAGAGAGTTTGCAAAGGGTCTTCTTTCTGTT GTTGACAATACAGGCTGTAGGAATTGCCTTGTATGGGCTAAAAGTGACAGTTTTTCAAGAGATGTAATGAAACTGTCATCAGATGTTATG GTAGGTTACATTGTCATGATAGATCCTTCAACAGGAACTAGAATGAAGCTATTAAGAATGAGAGGTGCTGCAGTTGTTGGTGTTTACCATCCTTTAATCGACGAGAATCTCATGAAAATTCTCCAGGG GAGGAATAAAAAGGTTTATGCATGGACTGTTGATGATGAGGACTCCATGAAGAAAATGTTATTTGAGCGGGTGGATGCTATTGTTACAAGCAGTCCTTCTTTACTTCAACGCCTTATGCAAAACGTGAGGACACAATGCCTCGCGGAAGGTTTTTCTTTGTCCCCTTGA
- the LOC107002950 gene encoding glycerophosphodiester phosphodiesterase GDPD4 isoform X1 codes for MERRQQRRLRLERHGLLSRKFSPKLRVFTSRKVFRSLLIALALIAILPPIYFHLRLRTFQKVQSQKCSWLRSIPLVCAHGGDSSKAFPNTMAAYRIALDSQADCIEIDVSRSSDGVLFALHDRDLQRITGNNNSKVSYLSSKEIKDLDAVHQLKLEHHDLTVPTLEDALKLISGSVRQVILDAKVGPPLYEREFAKGLLSVVDNTGCRNCLVWAKSDSFSRDVMKLSSDVMVGYIVMIDPSTGTRMKLLRMRGAAVVGVYHPLIDENLMKILQGRNKKVYAWTVDDEDSMKKMLFERVDAIVTSSPSLLQRLMQNVRTQCLAEGFSLSP; via the exons ATGGAGAGGCGGCAACAGCGCCGTCTCCGGTTGGAGAGGCATGGCCTCTTGTCCCGCAAGTTTAGCCCAAAGCTCAGAGTTTTCACTTCCAGAAAGGTCTTCAGATCTCTCCTCATTGCTCTCGCCCTCATCGCCATTCTCCCCCCTATTTACTTCCATCTTCGTCTCCGCACATTCCAGAAG GTGCAATCACAGAAATGCAGTTGGCTACGGAGTATTCCTCTCGTCTGTGCTCATGGTGGTGATTCGTCCAAGGCCTTCCCCAACACT ATGGCTGCATACCGAATTGCTCTTGATTCTCAGGCTGACTgtattgaaattgatgtttctcgGTCTTCAGATGGTGTATTGTTTGCCCTCCATGACCG GGATTTGCAACGGATAACTGGGAATAACAATTCTAAAGTTTCATACCTTAGCTCAAAGGAG ATTAAAGATCTAGATGCAGTTCATCAGCTTAAGTTGGAGCATCATGATCTAACTGTTCCAACACTTGAAGATGCATTAAAG TTGATATCAGGTTCCGTCCGACAAGTAATTCTTGATGCAAAAGTTGGTCCACCGTTGTATGAGAGAGAGTTTGCAAAGGGTCTTCTTTCTGTT GTTGACAATACAGGCTGTAGGAATTGCCTTGTATGGGCTAAAAGTGACAGTTTTTCAAGAGATGTAATGAAACTGTCATCAGATGTTATG GTAGGTTACATTGTCATGATAGATCCTTCAACAGGAACTAGAATGAAGCTATTAAGAATGAGAGGTGCTGCAGTTGTTGGTGTTTACCATCCTTTAATCGACGAGAATCTCATGAAAATTCTCCAGGG GAGGAATAAAAAGGTTTATGCATGGACTGTTGATGATGAGGACTCCATGAAGAAAATGTTATTTGAGCGGGTGGATGCTATTGTTACAAGCAGTCCTTCTTTACTTCAACGCCTTATGCAAAACGTGAGGACACAATGCCTCGCGGAAGGTTTTTCTTTGTCCCCTTGA
- the LOC107002950 gene encoding glycerophosphodiester phosphodiesterase GDPD4 isoform X3, with product MERRQQRRLRLERHGLLSRKFSPKLRVFTSRKVFRSLLIALALIAILPPIYFHLRLRTFQKVQSQKCSWLRSIPLVCAHGGDSSKAFPNTMAAYRIALDSQADCIEIDVSRSSDGVLFALHDRDLQRITGNNNSKVSYLSSKEIKDLDAVHQLKLEHHDLTVPTLEDALKVDNTGCRNCLVWAKSDSFSRDVMKLSSDVMVGYIVMIDPSTGTRMKLLRMRGAAVVGVYHPLIDENLMKILQGRNKKVYAWTVDDEDSMKKMLFERVDAIVTSSPSLLQRLMQNVRTQCLAEGFSLSP from the exons ATGGAGAGGCGGCAACAGCGCCGTCTCCGGTTGGAGAGGCATGGCCTCTTGTCCCGCAAGTTTAGCCCAAAGCTCAGAGTTTTCACTTCCAGAAAGGTCTTCAGATCTCTCCTCATTGCTCTCGCCCTCATCGCCATTCTCCCCCCTATTTACTTCCATCTTCGTCTCCGCACATTCCAGAAG GTGCAATCACAGAAATGCAGTTGGCTACGGAGTATTCCTCTCGTCTGTGCTCATGGTGGTGATTCGTCCAAGGCCTTCCCCAACACT ATGGCTGCATACCGAATTGCTCTTGATTCTCAGGCTGACTgtattgaaattgatgtttctcgGTCTTCAGATGGTGTATTGTTTGCCCTCCATGACCG GGATTTGCAACGGATAACTGGGAATAACAATTCTAAAGTTTCATACCTTAGCTCAAAGGAG ATTAAAGATCTAGATGCAGTTCATCAGCTTAAGTTGGAGCATCATGATCTAACTGTTCCAACACTTGAAGATGCATTAAAG GTTGACAATACAGGCTGTAGGAATTGCCTTGTATGGGCTAAAAGTGACAGTTTTTCAAGAGATGTAATGAAACTGTCATCAGATGTTATG GTAGGTTACATTGTCATGATAGATCCTTCAACAGGAACTAGAATGAAGCTATTAAGAATGAGAGGTGCTGCAGTTGTTGGTGTTTACCATCCTTTAATCGACGAGAATCTCATGAAAATTCTCCAGGG GAGGAATAAAAAGGTTTATGCATGGACTGTTGATGATGAGGACTCCATGAAGAAAATGTTATTTGAGCGGGTGGATGCTATTGTTACAAGCAGTCCTTCTTTACTTCAACGCCTTATGCAAAACGTGAGGACACAATGCCTCGCGGAAGGTTTTTCTTTGTCCCCTTGA